The Ramlibacter pinisoli genome segment CGCACGACGTAGTAGGTGAAATAGGAAGCCACCACCGGCGCCGCGCAGATCAGCATCACGAACAGCATCTTGAGGCGCCCGCGCACCGTGCGCTGCGCCTCCCCGACCTCGCGCGGGCCGGGCAGTGCGTGGATGGTGAGGTCCAGCGGCTCGTCAAGCCTGCGGGGCGCGGCGGCGGGGGGCGATGAACTGGAACCAGGCATAGAGGATGGCGATGAGGGCACTGAGGGCCCACCACTGGGCGGCGTAGCCGTAATTGGTGTCGGGGCCGCGGCCACCGGTTTCGGGCCAGTCGCGCAGCAGCCCCTGCGAGGCCGGCCCGGTCTCGAGCACCGTGACCGGCAGCAGGCGCAGGCCCGTCTCGGCGGCAAAGGGCACGAGGTCGAGATTTTGCCGGATGGCGCCGCTACCGGCCGAGCCGAACTGGTATAGCTTGGCCGGGGGCGGGGCAATGCGGCCGGTGAGCTCGACCTCGCCGGCCGGCGTCTCGACCGGCGGGAGCGCCTCGCGCCGCTCGAAGTTGCGAGGTGCCCAGCCGCGCTGGACCAGCACGGCGCGGTCGGTGCCGGTCAGGCGCAGCGGGGTCGCGACGTAGAAGCCGACCCGCGCGCCCATCTGGCGGTTGTCGAGGAACACGGTGCGCTCGGCCACCCAGGTGCCGCGCAGCCGGACCGGGCTGTGCAGCTGGCCGGCGACGTCGGGCGCCAGCAGCGCGGATGGCAGCAGCGGCGCCTGGTCGCGGCGGGCGGCGATGGCGCCGGCCAGGGCCTCCTTCTGGTGGGCGCGGCCGAACTGCCAGGCGCCCAGGGAAAAGGTCACCGCCACCCCGACGGCGGTGGCGGCGGTGACGACCCAGAAGCGGGCGCGCGTCATGTGGCGGGCCGGATAATGGCCGGCATGAAGTACCTCGTCGCGTTGGCCTTCCTGGCCATCATCGGCAGCCTGGGCTCGGCGCTCTTTTTCATGATGCGCGACGGCCAGGACGGCAAGCCCAAGACCAGCAACATGGCGCGCGCGCTGGCGTTCCGGGTCGGCTTCTCCATCCTGCTGTTCGTCTGCGTGCTGGTCGCCTGGAAGCTCGGCTGGATCCACCCCACGGGCATCCCGGTCGGCCGGTAGCGCACCACCCAAGGACAAGGGGCCGCTTGCGCGGCCCCTTTCACTTGCTGCGGTGCGGCCGCGCTTACAGCCAGTAGACCAGTGTGTAGAGGCCGAGCCACACCACGTCCACGAAGTGCCAGTACCAGGCGGCGCCCTCGAAGCCGAAGTGGCGTTCGGGGGTGAAGTGGCCCTTCATCAGGCGCAGCGTGATGAACAGCAGCATCAGCATGCCGATCAGCACGTGGAAGCCGTGGAAGCCCGTGAGCATGAAGAAGGTGGAGCCGTAGGCGCCCGAGCTGAGCTTGAGGTTGAGCTCGCTGTAGGCGTGGAAGTACTCGTAGCCCTGCACGAACAGGAACGTCACGCCAAGCGCCACGGTGATCCACATGAAGGCGATGGTGCGGCCGCGGTGGTTCTCGCGCAGGGCGTGGTGGGCGATGGTGAGCGTGACGCCCGACGACAGCAGCAGCGCCGTGTTGATCGTCGGCAGCCAGAACGGCGTCATGGTCTGGAACGGCTCGATGATGCCGGCCGGCGAGGCGGTGACGCCGGGCGCGACGCTGGGCCACACGGCCTTGAAGTCGGGCCACAGCAGGGCATTGTCCAGGCCGCCCAGAGCCGGCACCGA includes the following:
- a CDS encoding SURF1 family protein produces the protein MTRARFWVVTAATAVGVAVTFSLGAWQFGRAHQKEALAGAIAARRDQAPLLPSALLAPDVAGQLHSPVRLRGTWVAERTVFLDNRQMGARVGFYVATPLRLTGTDRAVLVQRGWAPRNFERREALPPVETPAGEVELTGRIAPPPAKLYQFGSAGSGAIRQNLDLVPFAAETGLRLLPVTVLETGPASQGLLRDWPETGGRGPDTNYGYAAQWWALSALIAILYAWFQFIAPRRRAPQA
- a CDS encoding twin transmembrane helix small protein, with product MKYLVALAFLAIIGSLGSALFFMMRDGQDGKPKTSNMARALAFRVGFSILLFVCVLVAWKLGWIHPTGIPVGR
- a CDS encoding cytochrome c oxidase subunit 3; the protein is MSSSASGTTPHYYVPHPSRHPAFAAFGLLFVIFGAAQWINGADWGKWSVLFGLLWLFWVLFQWFGDAIGESEAGQYGHRIDLSFRWSMSWFIFSEVMFFGAFFTALWWMRSHSVPALGGLDNALLWPDFKAVWPSVAPGVTASPAGIIEPFQTMTPFWLPTINTALLLSSGVTLTIAHHALRENHRGRTIAFMWITVALGVTFLFVQGYEYFHAYSELNLKLSSGAYGSTFFMLTGFHGFHVLIGMLMLLFITLRLMKGHFTPERHFGFEGAAWYWHFVDVVWLGLYTLVYWL